In Populus nigra chromosome 10, ddPopNigr1.1, whole genome shotgun sequence, the following proteins share a genomic window:
- the LOC133705573 gene encoding dihydrolipoyllysine-residue acetyltransferase component 1 of pyruvate dehydrogenase complex, mitochondrial, which yields MALLSRLRHPLTSRFAPSLFKARFLSSSRSFALSCSNLDANGSFSRSASVFTVSGVHDDSSLKLKMQIGVRHFSSSEPSHTVVGMPALSPTMTQGNIAKWKKKEGEKIEVGDVLCEIETDKATLEFECLEEGFLAKILVPEGSKDVPVGQAIAITVEDADDIQNVPATVGSGSDVKEEKSTDQDVKSEGGAQETSSINASELPPHVILGMPALSPTMNQGNIAKWRKKEGDKIEVGDVICEIETDKATLEFETLEEGYLAKILAPEGSKDVAVGQPIAITVEDSNDIEAVKTSASSSSGKKVKEEKPTHHGSKAEASKEKGNFKRISPSAKLLISEHGLDASSLHASGPYGTLLKTDVLAAIKSGKGKKSLAAEKGAPPPQKSPQPSAIPSLEPKQSDSFEDLPNTQIRKVIARRLLESKQTIPHLYLSTDVILDPLLSFRKELKEQHDVKVSVNDIVIKAVAIALRNVPQANAYWNVEKGEIILCDSVDISIAVATEKGLMTPIVRNADQKSISAISSEVKQLAEKARVGKLTPNEFQGGTFSISNLGMYPVDQFVAIINPPQAGILAVGRGNKVVEPLLGSDGIERPAVINKMNLTLSADHRVFDGQVSGAFLSALRANFSDIRRLLL from the exons ATGGCGCTGCTTTCGCGACTTAGGCATCCATTGACATCGCGCTTCGCACCTTCTCTTTTCAAAGCTCgatttctctcttcctctcGATCCTTCGCTCT CTCTTGCTCTAATTTGGATGCCAATGGCTCTTTCTCAAG GTCTGCATCAGTATTTACAGTCAGTGGAGTACACGATGATAGTTCTTTGAAGCTCAAG ATGCAAATTGGTGTTCGACATTTCTCATCTTCTG AGCCATCACATACAGTTGTTGGAATGCCAGCTTTGTCTCCTACAATG ACTCAGGGTAATATCGCGAAgtggaagaagaaagaaggggAGAAG ATAGAAGTGGGTGATGTCCTCTGCGAGATAGAGACTGATAAAGCTACACTTGAATTTGAATGTCTTGAAGAGGG GTTTTTGGCTAAGATATTGGTACCTGAAGGTTCAAAGGATGTACCTGTAGGACAGGCCATTGCAATAACG GTCGAGGATGCAGATGACATCCAAAACGTCCCTGCTACTGTTGGTAGTGGATCAGATGTTAAGGAGGAAAAATCAACTGACCAGGATGTCAAAAGTGAAGGTGGGGCACAAGAAACAAGCTCTATTAATGCATCAGAACTTCCCCCTCATGTTATTCTTGGAATGCCAGCATTGTCCCCAACAATG AATCAGGGTAACATTGCCAAATGGAGAAAAAAGGAAGGAGACAAG ATAGAGGTGGGTGATGTAATATGTGAAATAGAGACAGACAAAGCTACTCTAGAATTTGAAACTCTTGAAGAAGG ATATTTGGCCAAGATACTAGCACCAGAAGGCTCAAAGGATGTGGCTGTGGGACAACCTATTGCCATAACA GTTGAAGACTCGAATGATATCGAAGCTGTAAAGACTTCTGCTAGCAGCAGCAGTGGCAAGAAggttaaagaagaaaaaccaacTCATCATGGTTCTAAAGCTGAAGCTAGTAAAGAAAAAGGCAATTTTAAGAGGATCAGTCCATCTGCTAAGTTGCTTATTTCAGAACATGGATTGGATGCATCATCTTTACATGCATCTGGGCCTTATGGTACTCTGCTAAAGACTGATGTTTTGGCTGCAATTAAGTcagggaaaggaaaaaaatctttAGCTGCGGAGAAAGGAGCTCCGCCACCTCAAAAGAGTCCCCAACCTTCTGCCATTCCTTCCCTGGAACCAAAGCAGTCAGATTCTTTTGAAGATCTGCCTAACACTCAAATCCGCAAG GTTATAGCTAGAAGGTTGTTGGAATCAAAACAGACGATACCACATTTATATTTATCCACAG ATGTTATTCTGgatcctcttctttctttcagaAAGGAGCTTAAAG AGCAACATGATGTCAAAGTTTCAGTAAATGACATTGTCATCAAAGCTGTTGCAATTGCTCTGAGAAATGTACCGCAAGCTAATG CTTACTGGAATGTTGAGAAAGGAGAAATCATATTGTGCGACTCTGTTGACATATCGATTGCAGTTGCTACTGAGAAG GGCTTAATGACGCCAATTGTTAGGAATGCAGATCAGAAATCCATTTCTGCAATCTCCTCAGAG GTCAAGCAACTAGCTGAGAAAGCTCGGGTCGGGAAGCTTACACCAAATGAATTTCAAGGAGGAACTTTCAG CATTTCCAACCTGGGAATGTATCCAGTGGACCAATTTGTTGCAATTATAAATCCGCCCCAG GCTGGCATACTTGCTGTTGGTAGAGGGAACAAAGTTGTTGAACCACTACTTGGAAGTGATG GAATTGAGAGGCCTGCAGTTATCAACAAAATGAACTTGACTTTATCTGCTGATCATCGTGTTTTTGATGGCCAAGTTTCAG GTGCATTCCTATCAGCTTTGCGTGCTAATTTCAGTGATATCCGCAGGCTGCTTCTGTGA
- the LOC133705795 gene encoding uncharacterized protein LOC133705795, producing the protein MLMPYNAGWSLPYLPQHLDQNQEDHHQSLRNGAIPVHYIGEKVVTHDQSTIDETMSYDNQSMMVSMMPKLFEIIEGNVCRMPPSSESQNTVHDPLARLSSLPSGPYPVHEVATSQLESIDAIMLSSSSSPFSSSQFVANPHLPSSWDA; encoded by the exons ATGCTGATGCCGTACAATGCCG GGTGGTCATTGCCTTATCTACCTCAACACCTCGATCAAAACCAAGAAGATCATCATCAAAGTTTGAGGAATGGGGCAATTCCAGTGCATTATATTGGAGAGAAAGTTGTTACTCATGATCAGAGTAcgattgatgaaacaatgtctTATGACAATCAATCTATGATGGTGTCTATGATGCCAAAACTTTTTGAGATCATTGAAGGAAATGTTTGCCGCATGCCACCTTCATCTGAATCACAGAACACAGTTCACGACCCACTCGCTAGACTTTCAAGTCTCCCATCTGGGCCGTATCCAGTACATGAAGTGGCAACCAGTCAATTGGAGTCCATCGATGCAATCATGttgtcgtcgtcgtcatcaCCATTTTCAAGTAGTCAATTTGTTGCAAACCCCCATCTTCCTTCTAGCTGGGATGCCTAG
- the LOC133705622 gene encoding pyruvate kinase 2, cytosolic-like, giving the protein MNPHLNLEENMKLASVLEPSKPSFFPAMTKIVGTLGPKSRSVEIISNCLKAGMSVARFDFSWGDTDYHQETLDNLKIAVKSTKKLCGVMLDTVGPELQVINKKESPISLQEDSFVVLTPDLDKEATSCLLPINFTGLSTAVKKGDTIFIGQYLFTGNETTSVWLEVAEVNGEDVVCLVKNSATLSGLLYTLHVSQIHINLPTLTDKDKEVISSWGVRNNIDILSLSYTRHAEDVRHAREFLSKHGDLYQTQIFAKIENVEGLTHFDEILQEADGVILSRGNLGIDLPPEKVFLFQKTAVFKCNMAGKPAVVTRVVDSMTENLRPTRAEATDVANAILDGSDAILLGAETLRGLYPVETISTVGRICAEAEKVFNYDLYYKRAVKHAGDAMSHLESITSTAVRAAIKVKASVILCFTSTGRAARFIAKYKPITPVISVVIPRLKTNQLRWTFTGAFEARQSLIVRGIFPMLADARHQAESTNSTNESVLKVALDHGKAHGFIKPHDRVVVCQKLGDAYVVKILELED; this is encoded by the exons ATGAACCCGCACTTGAACCTTGAAGAGAACATGAAGTTGGCTTCAGTTCTTGAGCCATCAAAACCT AGTTTCTTTCCTGCAATGACAAAGATTGTCGGCACACTTGGTCCAAAATCGCGGTCTGTCGAGATAATATCTAACTGCCTGAAGGCAGGAATGTCTG TGGCTCGGTTTGATTTTTCATGGGGTGACACTGATTACCATCAAGAGACATTGGATAATCTGAAGATAGCTGTCAAGAGTACCAAGAAACTTTGTGGG GTTATGCTTGATACTGTGGGTCCAGAGTTGCAAGTgatcaataaaaaagagagcCCGATTTCCCTTCAGGAAGATAGCTTTGTTGTCCTAACACCAGATCTGGACAAAGAAGCTACTTCATGTCTGCTACCCATAAATTTTACTGGGTTGTCAACG GCGGTGAAAAAGGGAGACACCATTTTTATTGGTCAATATCTCTTTACAGGAAATGAAACTACTTCTGTGTGGCTAGAG GTCGCTGAAGTCAATGGTGAAGATGTGGTTTGCTTGGTGAAGAACTCTGCTACCCTGAGTGGACTGCTATATACTTTGCATGTCTCTCAAATCCATATTAATCTGCCTACTCTCACTGATAAAGATAAAGAG GTTATAAGTTCATGGGGTGTTCGGAACAACATAGACATCCTCTCACTTTCGTACACCAGGCATGCAGAAGATGTTCGTCAT GCTCGTGAATTTCTTTCTAAACACGGGGACCTCTACCAGACTCAAATTTTtgcaaaaattgaaaatgtagAG GGATTAACTCATTTTGATGAGATCCTACAAGAAGCAGATGGTGTCATCCTTTCCCGTGGAAATTTGGGGATAGATCTCCCACCAGAGAAG GTGTTTCTGTTTCAAAAAACTGCTGTTTTTAAGTGCAACATGGCTGGAAAACCTGCTGTGGTTACTCGTGTTGTGGATAGTATGACAGAGAATTTGAGACCTACTCGTGCAGAAGCAACTGATGTTGCCAATGCAATATTGGATG GGAGTGATGCAATTCTTCTAGGTGCAGAGACCTTGCGAGGACTGTATCCAGTGGAGACCATCTCTACTGTTGGGAGAATTTGTGCCGAG GCAGAGAAGGTTTTCAATTATGATTTGTATTACAAAAGAGCTGTCAAACATGCAGGAGATGCAATGAGCCATCTGGAATCTATTACTTCCACTGCG GTCCGTGCAGCTATCAAGGTTAAAGCTTCTGTAATTTTATGCTTCACTTCCACTGGAAGAGCTGCAAG GTTTATTGCAAAGTACAAGCCCATAACACCTGTGATATCTGTTGTTATCCCTCGGCTGAAGACAAATCAACTGCGTTGGACCTTTACTGGCGCTTTTGAG GCAAGGCAATCACTCATTGTGAGAGGAATTTTTCCCATGCTTGCTGATGCTCGACACCAA GCTGAGTCTACAAATTCAACAAATGAATCGGTTCTGAAGGTTGCTTTGGATCATGGCAAGGCACATGGTTTTATAAAGCCTCATGACCGAGTTGTTGTTTGCCAAAAGCTTGGCGATGCATACGTGGTGAAGATCCTTGAGCTTGAAGATTAA